A portion of the Colius striatus isolate bColStr4 chromosome 1, bColStr4.1.hap1, whole genome shotgun sequence genome contains these proteins:
- the LOC104563842 gene encoding potassium voltage-gated channel subfamily A member 1, whose amino-acid sequence MTVMAGENMDETSVLPGHPQDSYQPAAHDDHECCERVVINIAGLRFETQLKTLAQFPNTLLGNPKKRMRYFDPLRNEYFFDRNRPSFDAILYYYQSGGRLRRPVNVPLDMFSEEIKFYELGEEAMEKFREDEGFIKDEERPLPEGEYQRQVWLLFEYPESSGPARVIAIVSVMVILISIVIFCLETLPELKEDKEYTVHRTDNTTQVYKSNIFTDPFFVVETLCIIWFSFELVVRFFACPSKTEFFKNIMNFIDIVAIIPYFITLGTEMAEREGTQKGEQATSLAILRVIRLVRVFRIFKLSRHSKGLQILGQTLKASMRELGLLIFFLFIGVILFSSAVYFAEAEEPESHFTSIPDAFWWAVVSMTTVGYGDMYPVTIGGKIVGSLCAIAGVLTIALPVPVIVSNFNYFYHRETEGEEQAQLLHVSSPNLASDSDLSRRSSSTISKSEYMEIEEDMNNSIDNFREANLRTGNCTVANQNCVNKSKLLTDV is encoded by the coding sequence ATGACCGTGATGGCTGGAGAGAACATGGATGAGACTTCTGTGCTACCTGGCCACCCCCAGGATAGCTACCAGCCTGCTGCCCATGATGACCATGAGTGCTGTGAGCGTGTAGTGATAAACATTGCTGGGCTACGCTTTGAGACACAGCTGAAGACCTTAGCCCAGTTCCCTAACACGCTGCTGGGTAACCCCAAGAAGCGTATGCGGTACTTTGACCCTTTGCGCAACGAGTACTTCTTTGACCGGAACCGGCCCAGCTTTGATGCCATCCTCTATTACTACCAGTCTGGGGGAAGGCTTCGCCGGCCGGTCAATGTGCCCTTGGACATGTTCTCTGAGGAGATCAAATTTTATGAGCTGGGTGAGGAGGCCATGGAGAAGTTCAGGGAAGATGAAGGATTCATCAAAGATGAGGAGAGACCCTTGCCGGAGGGGGAGTACCAGCGCCAAGTGTGGCTCCTCTTTGAATACCCAGAGAGCTCTGGGCCTGCAAGGGTCATTGCAATAGTCTCTGTCATGGTGATCCTCATCTCCATCGTGATCTTCTGCCTAGAGACATTACCTGAGTTGAAGGAGGACAAGGAGTATACGGTGCATCGCACTGACAATACCACCCAGGTCTACAAATCTAACATCTTCACAGATCCCTTCTTTGTTGTGGAGACCCTGTGCATCATCTGGTTCTCCTTTGAGCTGGTGGTGCGCTTCTTTGCTTGCCCTAGCAAGACTGAATTCTTCAAGAACATCATGAACTTCATCGACATTGTGGCCATCATTCCTTACTTCATCACTCTGGGCACTGAGATGGCTGAGCGGGAGGGGACTCAGAAAGGGGAGCAGGCCACCTCCTTGGCCATCCTGAGAGTCATCAGACTGGTAAGAGTCTTTCGAATCTTCAAACTCTCCCGGCACTCTAAGGGCCTCCAGATTTTGGGACAGACGCTCAAAGCAAGTATGAGAGAGCTAGGCTTACtaatcttcttcctcttcattgGGGTGATCTTGTTCTCTAGTGCGGTATATTTTGCTGAGGCTGAAGAACCTGAGTCTCATTTCACAAGTATCCCCGATGCTTTCTGGTGGGCGGTGGTATCCATGACCACTGTGGGCTATGGTGACATGTACCCTGTGACAATTGGAGGCAAAATCGTAGGCTCTTTGTGTGCCATCGCTGGTGTGCTGACAATTGCCCTGCCTGTACCTGTCATCGTGTCCAACTTCAACTACTTCTACCACCGAGAAACAGAAGGGGAAGAACAGGCTCAGTTACTTCATGTTAGCTCCCCTAATTTAGCATCTGACAGTGATCTCAGTCGCCGCAGCTCCTCCACAATCAGCAAATCTGAGTACATGGAAATCGAAGAGGATATGAATAATAGCATAGACAATTTTAGAGAGGCTAATCTCAGAACTGGCAACTGCACTGTAGCCAACCAAAACTGCGTTAATAAAAGCAAGCTGCTGACTGAtgtgtaa